The following are from one region of the Streptomyces rubrogriseus genome:
- a CDS encoding glycoside hydrolase family 2 TIM barrel-domain containing protein, translating to MPHSPVSPAASPAPQPGRPRPVVSRRRLLEGGAAVLGALALSASPLTAQAAVRRAAADEPPEWNDFGVFRLGTQPPHATLTPYADVEQALAGDRARSPYRLSLDGTWKFAYADRPEDRDADFHRTDVDDGDWGTIPVPSVWQLHGHDFPIYLNITYPYWGPNGLGEEPQPPAAPTRYNPVGQYRRTFTVPRDWTGRRTFLHFEGVKSAHYVWINGELAGYDEDSYTPSEYDVTDLLKPGTNQIAVEVYRYSDGDWMEDQDMIRLSGIFRSVHLYSTPAVHLRDFKLDTPLDDTYTGAELAVTASVRAYGGDGTGRYTVETQLYDARGHAVWSRPLQQPVDVGGARAGEDVTVRAAKAVPKPRLWSAEHPNLYTAVLRLRDPAGRVTETLSHRVGFREFALKDGLMRINGEPVSFRGTNRHEMHPSRGTALTREDMVEDIRIIKRMNINSVRTSHYPNNPYWLELADEYGLYLVDETNLETHGIRGEYPGDHPDWTAACVARAQNMVHRDKNHASVVIWSLGNEAGGGSTFTAMHDWIRSYDDTRVIQYEGDDRPGVSDVRSEMYDSPQRVEQRAKDTSDTRPYVMIEYAHSMGNSTGNFKKYWDIVRRYDVLQGGWIWDFVDQSLYTPVPARTLLTEAGPAGLRGEILATRGALDRDKGLSGITVFERDDSLDLTGSLTLEAWVTPHVTGYHQPIIAKGDTQYALKQNGRTLEFFIHSDGQWITANWTVPEDWTGREHHLAGVFDADAGTLTLYVDGVERATRTTDRRPSSNTAPLALATDADNQVREFSGTVRRARVYARALGAAELASESRGPGDDGVRFWFDAATVRTSTRRPRDKTFLAYGGDWGDNPNDGAFVADGIVTADRGHTGKAAEVKRVYQAIDAARTPGGGPGAVTLTNEYLFTRLSEFDGHWELVADGEVVRRGRLTRDQLDVAPRSSKDITVPVRLPGRPGPGTEYFLQLSFTTKESTPWAKAGFEVARQQLPVETDVPAVTRTRLESVPALRHEDRDQEVEVTGKGFSVTVDKRTGAITSYEAKGTRLITSGPVPNFWRAPTDNDKGNGQHTRNQTWRDAGARRKVTGVSVRALGDRAVEIKVTGTLPTSVESTYGTTYTVFGNGEIKVDNTLHPGAANLPYIPEVGTMLFLPRGLDRVHWYGRGPEENHWDRNDGTDVGLYSGTVAEQWTPYIRPQENGNKTDVRWIALTDRHGVGLLASGEPLLEANASYFTPEDLSAGVRHDYQLTPRDEVVLRLNHRQMGVGGDNSWGAHTHDEFKLFADRDYAYTYRLRPLTDVRDATRSSRRPTATE from the coding sequence ATGCCGCACTCGCCCGTGTCACCCGCCGCATCCCCGGCCCCTCAGCCCGGCCGGCCCCGCCCGGTCGTCAGCCGACGCCGTCTCCTGGAGGGCGGTGCCGCCGTCCTCGGCGCCCTCGCGCTGTCCGCGTCGCCCCTCACGGCACAGGCGGCCGTACGGCGGGCGGCGGCCGACGAGCCGCCGGAGTGGAACGACTTCGGCGTCTTCCGGCTCGGCACCCAGCCGCCGCACGCCACGCTCACGCCGTACGCGGACGTCGAGCAGGCGCTCGCCGGCGACCGCGCGCGCTCGCCCTACCGGCTCAGCCTGGACGGCACCTGGAAGTTCGCCTACGCCGACCGTCCCGAGGACCGGGACGCCGACTTCCACCGCACCGACGTGGACGACGGGGACTGGGGGACCATCCCCGTCCCGTCCGTGTGGCAGCTGCACGGCCACGACTTCCCCATCTACCTGAACATCACCTACCCCTACTGGGGCCCCAACGGCCTGGGCGAGGAGCCGCAGCCGCCCGCAGCGCCGACCCGCTACAACCCGGTCGGCCAGTACCGGCGCACCTTCACCGTCCCCCGGGACTGGACGGGCCGCCGCACCTTCCTCCACTTCGAGGGCGTCAAGTCCGCGCACTACGTCTGGATCAACGGCGAACTGGCCGGCTACGACGAGGACTCCTACACGCCCTCCGAGTACGACGTCACCGACCTCCTCAAGCCGGGCACCAACCAGATCGCCGTCGAGGTCTACCGCTACTCCGACGGCGACTGGATGGAGGACCAGGACATGATCCGGCTGAGCGGCATCTTCCGCTCGGTCCACCTCTACTCCACCCCGGCCGTGCACCTGCGCGACTTCAAGCTGGACACCCCGCTCGACGACACCTACACCGGCGCCGAACTGGCCGTCACCGCGAGCGTGCGGGCGTACGGCGGGGACGGCACCGGGCGCTACACCGTCGAGACCCAGCTCTACGACGCGCGCGGCCACGCCGTCTGGTCCCGGCCGCTGCAACAGCCCGTCGACGTCGGCGGGGCCCGCGCGGGCGAGGACGTCACGGTACGGGCCGCGAAGGCGGTGCCGAAGCCCAGGCTCTGGTCGGCCGAGCACCCGAACCTCTACACCGCCGTACTGCGCCTCAGGGACCCGGCGGGCAGGGTGACCGAGACCCTGTCGCACCGGGTCGGCTTCCGCGAGTTCGCGCTCAAGGACGGGCTGATGCGGATCAACGGCGAGCCGGTGTCCTTCCGCGGCACCAACCGCCACGAGATGCACCCCTCCCGCGGCACCGCGCTCACCCGCGAGGACATGGTCGAGGACATCAGGATCATCAAGCGGATGAACATCAACAGCGTCCGCACCTCGCACTACCCCAACAACCCGTACTGGCTCGAACTGGCCGACGAGTACGGCCTCTACCTCGTCGACGAGACCAACCTGGAGACCCACGGCATCCGCGGCGAGTACCCCGGCGACCATCCCGACTGGACCGCCGCCTGCGTGGCCCGCGCACAGAACATGGTGCACCGCGACAAGAACCACGCCTCGGTCGTCATCTGGTCGCTGGGCAACGAGGCGGGCGGCGGCTCCACCTTCACCGCCATGCACGACTGGATCCGCTCCTACGACGACACCCGCGTCATCCAGTACGAGGGCGACGACCGCCCCGGCGTCAGCGACGTCCGCTCGGAGATGTACGACAGCCCGCAGCGCGTCGAGCAGCGCGCGAAGGACACCTCCGACACCCGGCCGTACGTCATGATCGAGTACGCCCACTCGATGGGGAACTCGACCGGCAACTTCAAGAAGTACTGGGACATCGTCCGCCGGTACGACGTCCTCCAGGGCGGCTGGATCTGGGACTTCGTGGACCAGTCCCTCTACACGCCCGTCCCCGCCCGCACCCTGCTCACCGAGGCCGGACCCGCCGGGCTGCGCGGCGAGATCCTCGCCACCCGCGGCGCACTCGACCGCGACAAGGGCCTGTCCGGCATCACCGTCTTCGAACGCGACGACAGCCTCGACCTGACCGGCTCCCTGACCCTGGAGGCCTGGGTCACCCCGCACGTGACGGGCTACCACCAGCCGATCATCGCCAAGGGCGACACCCAGTACGCGCTGAAGCAGAACGGCCGGACCCTGGAGTTCTTCATCCACTCCGACGGCCAGTGGATCACCGCGAACTGGACCGTGCCGGAGGACTGGACCGGCCGCGAGCACCACCTCGCGGGCGTCTTCGACGCGGACGCCGGGACCCTGACCCTCTACGTCGACGGCGTCGAACGGGCCACCCGCACCACCGACCGGCGCCCCAGCAGCAACACCGCGCCCCTCGCGCTGGCCACCGACGCCGACAACCAGGTACGGGAGTTCAGCGGCACCGTCCGGCGCGCCCGCGTCTACGCCCGCGCCCTCGGCGCCGCCGAACTGGCCTCCGAGAGCCGCGGACCCGGCGACGACGGCGTGCGGTTCTGGTTCGACGCCGCCACCGTGAGGACCTCGACGCGGCGCCCCCGGGACAAGACGTTCCTCGCCTACGGCGGCGACTGGGGCGACAACCCCAACGACGGCGCCTTCGTCGCGGACGGCATCGTCACCGCCGACCGCGGCCACACCGGCAAGGCCGCCGAGGTCAAGCGCGTCTACCAGGCGATCGACGCCGCCCGCACCCCGGGCGGCGGCCCCGGCGCCGTCACCCTCACCAACGAGTACCTCTTCACCCGCCTCAGCGAGTTCGACGGCCACTGGGAACTCGTCGCCGACGGCGAGGTCGTACGGCGCGGGAGGCTGACCCGGGACCAGCTGGACGTGGCACCGCGCTCCAGCAAGGACATCACCGTCCCCGTCCGGCTCCCGGGGCGACCCGGTCCGGGCACCGAGTACTTCCTCCAGCTCTCCTTCACCACCAAGGAGTCCACCCCGTGGGCGAAGGCGGGCTTCGAGGTGGCCCGGCAGCAGCTCCCCGTCGAGACCGACGTCCCGGCGGTGACCCGGACCCGCCTGGAGAGCGTCCCGGCGCTGCGCCACGAGGACCGCGACCAGGAGGTCGAGGTCACCGGCAAGGGCTTCTCGGTCACCGTCGACAAGCGCACCGGCGCCATCACCTCCTACGAGGCCAAGGGCACCCGGCTGATCACCTCCGGACCGGTGCCCAACTTCTGGCGCGCGCCCACCGACAACGACAAGGGCAACGGTCAGCACACCCGCAACCAGACCTGGCGCGACGCGGGCGCCCGCCGGAAGGTCACCGGCGTCAGCGTGCGCGCGCTCGGCGACCGGGCCGTCGAGATCAAGGTCACCGGCACGCTCCCCACCTCGGTGGAGTCCACGTACGGCACCACCTACACCGTGTTCGGCAACGGCGAGATCAAGGTCGACAACACCCTGCACCCGGGCGCCGCGAACCTGCCCTACATTCCCGAGGTCGGCACGATGCTGTTCCTGCCGCGCGGCCTGGACCGCGTGCACTGGTACGGCCGCGGCCCCGAGGAGAACCACTGGGACCGCAACGACGGCACGGACGTCGGCCTCTACTCCGGGACCGTGGCCGAGCAGTGGACGCCGTACATCCGCCCGCAGGAGAACGGAAACAAGACCGACGTCCGCTGGATCGCCCTCACCGACCGCCACGGCGTGGGCCTGCTGGCCTCCGGCGAACCCCTCCTGGAGGCCAACGCGTCGTACTTCACGCCGGAGGATCTGTCGGCCGGGGTGCGGCACGACTACCAGCTCACCCCGAGGGACGAGGTCGTCCTGCGCCTGAACCACCGGCAGATGGGCGTCGGCGGCGACAACAGCTGGGGCGCGCACACCCACGACGAGTTCAAGCTCTTCGCCGACCGGGACTACGCGTACACCTACCGGCTGCGCCCGCTCACCGACGTCCGTGACGCGACGCGCTCATCGCGCCGGCCGACGGCGACCGAATAG
- a CDS encoding RICIN domain-containing protein, whose protein sequence is MSLWTSLEPASATVDPGSSTRVRLRVRNTGDVVDEYRFEPVGDMAPWTTVEPQTVRLYPGTTGTVELTFAPPRTPDAVAGPHPYAVRITPTEHPDAVTVPEGNLTITAFSEVRAELVPHTVKGRFRGRPRLAVDNLGNTKVTASLTGSDTGDHLSYEIRPSNVQIEPGRAAFVETTLKPRQVIWFGAKQERPYKLAVRRSGVEPTDVEGTYVQRGFLPRWLATFFGIFLALAIAFVMIWIAYKPQVRTSATEQTEQAGAALAPSPSATPELLPSTAGSAPAEQPQAQQPPAREPEDDGGAGGEAAPAPEKREQPEKETSGGGGGGGEKPDVEAPEPVAPGTTIYGHASNRCIEVAGHKWRDGAPLQIADCTGKNWQKWDFRPDGTIRSLGLCMDATWGGTANGTVVQVAVCSGNPAQQFILAGPRDLVNVQANKCVDVVDEKTGNGAKLQLWECSGRDNQKWSTR, encoded by the coding sequence GTGAGCCTGTGGACTTCCCTGGAGCCCGCGTCCGCGACCGTGGACCCCGGCAGCAGTACCCGCGTACGACTGCGGGTGCGCAACACCGGAGACGTGGTGGACGAGTACCGGTTCGAACCGGTCGGGGACATGGCGCCCTGGACGACGGTCGAGCCGCAGACGGTGCGCCTGTATCCGGGCACGACCGGCACCGTGGAGCTGACCTTCGCCCCGCCGCGGACACCGGACGCGGTGGCGGGCCCCCATCCCTACGCGGTGCGGATCACGCCGACGGAGCACCCCGACGCGGTCACGGTTCCGGAGGGGAACCTGACGATCACGGCGTTCTCCGAGGTGCGCGCCGAGTTGGTGCCGCACACGGTGAAGGGGCGGTTCCGGGGCCGGCCGCGGCTGGCGGTCGACAACCTCGGCAACACGAAGGTGACGGCGTCGCTCACGGGCAGCGACACCGGCGACCACCTCTCGTACGAGATCCGGCCCTCGAACGTGCAGATCGAGCCGGGGCGTGCGGCGTTCGTCGAGACCACCCTCAAGCCGCGGCAGGTCATCTGGTTCGGGGCGAAGCAGGAGCGGCCGTACAAGCTGGCGGTGCGCCGGTCGGGGGTGGAACCGACCGATGTCGAGGGGACCTATGTGCAGCGCGGGTTCCTGCCCCGCTGGCTGGCGACGTTCTTCGGGATCTTCCTGGCGTTGGCGATCGCCTTCGTGATGATCTGGATCGCCTACAAGCCACAGGTTCGCACCAGCGCCACCGAGCAGACCGAGCAGGCGGGCGCCGCGCTGGCGCCCAGTCCCAGCGCGACCCCGGAGCTGCTGCCCAGCACCGCCGGGTCCGCGCCCGCCGAGCAGCCGCAGGCGCAGCAGCCGCCCGCCCGGGAGCCGGAGGACGACGGCGGAGCCGGTGGCGAAGCGGCGCCGGCTCCCGAGAAGCGCGAGCAGCCCGAGAAGGAGACGTCGGGCGGGGGCGGGGGCGGCGGCGAGAAGCCGGACGTCGAGGCGCCGGAGCCCGTCGCCCCCGGCACGACCATCTACGGCCACGCCTCGAACCGCTGCATCGAGGTGGCGGGCCACAAGTGGCGGGACGGTGCGCCGCTGCAGATCGCGGACTGCACCGGAAAGAACTGGCAGAAGTGGGACTTCCGGCCCGACGGCACGATCCGCTCGCTGGGCCTGTGCATGGACGCGACCTGGGGCGGCACGGCCAACGGCACGGTGGTCCAGGTGGCGGTGTGCAGCGGCAACCCGGCACAGCAGTTCATCCTGGCCGGCCCCCGGGACCTGGTCAATGTGCAGGCCAACAAGTGCGTGGACGTCGTCGACGAGAAGACGGGCAACGGCGCCAAACTCCAGCTCTGGGAGTGCAGCGGCCGCGACAACCAGAAGTGGAGCACGCGCTGA
- a CDS encoding ABC transporter ATP-binding protein, protein MLELRTVTAGYTRNAPVFRDVSLSVAPGEAVGLLGPSGCGKSTLARVAALLHRPDAGELHLDGTPVRHWRHRAPREQRTAFGVVFQQARLSADPRLRLADLIAEPLRATGRREDAADRVGELSATVGLTDDLLTRRPHEVSDGQLQRACLARALVLRPRWLVCDEMTAMLDASTTAALVRVVEDYRAATGAGLLAVGHDRVLLDRWCDRTVEWASLVSAAER, encoded by the coding sequence GTGCTTGAACTGCGCACCGTCACCGCCGGATACACCAGGAACGCCCCGGTGTTCCGGGACGTCTCCCTGTCCGTCGCGCCGGGGGAGGCGGTCGGCCTGCTCGGCCCCAGCGGCTGCGGCAAGTCCACCCTGGCCCGCGTCGCGGCCCTGCTGCACCGGCCCGACGCCGGAGAACTGCACCTCGACGGCACCCCCGTACGGCACTGGCGGCACCGCGCCCCACGGGAACAGCGCACAGCCTTCGGCGTCGTCTTCCAGCAGGCCCGGCTCTCCGCGGACCCCCGGCTGCGGCTGGCCGACCTGATCGCCGAGCCGCTGCGCGCCACCGGCCGCCGGGAGGACGCCGCCGACCGTGTCGGGGAACTGTCCGCGACCGTGGGCCTGACCGACGACCTGCTGACCCGGCGCCCGCACGAGGTCAGCGACGGCCAGTTGCAGCGCGCCTGCCTGGCCCGCGCCCTGGTGCTGCGCCCCCGCTGGCTGGTGTGCGACGAGATGACGGCCATGCTCGACGCCTCGACCACGGCCGCCCTGGTGCGGGTCGTGGAGGACTACCGGGCCGCCACCGGCGCGGGCCTGCTGGCCGTCGGCCACGACCGGGTCCTCCTCGACCGCTGGTGCGACCGCACCGTCGAGTGGGCGTCCCTGGTCTCCGCGGCGGAGCGCTGA
- a CDS encoding ABC transporter ATP-binding protein, producing the protein MTGRAPVLSVRGLSVRFLMPGGRRVAAVTDAHFDVAPGECLALIGESGCGKSVLASALLGLLPGNAQTAGRALLGDLDLLAADERTLARTVRGRLIGLVPQSPAAHLTPVRTVRSQLAETVAELTGVRGGRKALREAAGAAAERAAFPADHLDHHPHELSGGLAQRAATALALVGDAPLLLADEPTTGLDRDLVDRTVDELRRHVDDAEGKVAWGDAGSRALLMITHDLAAAARIADRVAVMYAGRIVELADAGAFFGAPGPRHPYSRGLLDALPDRGFTPIPGLPPELGALPGGCAFAARCDRATDACAALPPLRHAVACHHPHAALTEAADRA; encoded by the coding sequence GTGACCGGGCGAGCCCCCGTGCTGTCGGTGCGCGGACTGTCGGTGCGGTTCCTGATGCCCGGCGGGCGCCGGGTCGCCGCCGTCACCGACGCCCACTTCGACGTGGCGCCCGGCGAGTGCCTGGCCCTGATCGGCGAGAGCGGCTGCGGCAAGTCCGTCCTCGCCTCCGCCCTGCTCGGCCTGCTGCCCGGCAACGCGCAGACCGCGGGCCGCGCGCTCCTCGGCGACCTGGACCTGCTCGCCGCCGACGAGCGGACCCTCGCCCGCACGGTGCGGGGACGGCTGATCGGCCTGGTCCCGCAGAGCCCCGCCGCCCACCTCACCCCGGTCCGCACCGTCCGCTCGCAACTGGCGGAGACGGTCGCGGAACTCACCGGCGTCCGCGGCGGACGCAAGGCCCTGCGCGAGGCCGCGGGGGCCGCCGCCGAGCGCGCCGCGTTCCCCGCGGACCACCTCGACCACCACCCGCACGAACTCTCCGGCGGCCTCGCCCAGCGCGCCGCCACCGCCCTCGCCCTGGTCGGCGACGCCCCGCTGCTGCTCGCCGACGAGCCGACCACCGGCCTCGACCGGGACCTGGTGGACCGCACCGTGGACGAACTGCGGCGACATGTCGACGACGCCGAGGGCAAGGTCGCCTGGGGCGACGCCGGGAGCCGCGCCCTGCTGATGATCACCCACGACCTGGCCGCCGCCGCGCGCATCGCCGACCGCGTCGCCGTGATGTACGCCGGGCGCATCGTCGAACTCGCCGACGCCGGCGCCTTCTTCGGCGCTCCCGGCCCACGCCACCCCTACAGCCGCGGACTGCTCGACGCGCTGCCCGACCGTGGCTTCACCCCCATCCCCGGCCTGCCGCCCGAACTCGGCGCCCTTCCGGGCGGCTGCGCCTTCGCCGCCCGCTGCGACCGGGCCACCGACGCCTGTGCCGCCCTGCCCCCGCTGCGCCACGCAGTGGCCTGCCACCACCCGCACGCCGCGCTCACGGAGGCCGCCGACCGTGCTTGA